The segment CGAACAGACCCATGGAGGTGGAATAAATGCTGGTCATCATCCCTGTTTTTTCAGGGAAGCGATGTTTGACGATCCCGGGCAGCAACACATTGCCGATGGCCACCCCGACTCCGATCAGGGCGGTGCCGGCAAAGACGGCGGCGATCGGACCGCTGGAACGGATCACGATCCCGGAGGTGAGAATGATCAAACCCAGAAACACCGTCCGCTCGTTTCCCAGGCGATTCCCCATTTTGGGTGCCAACAGAGAAAAAAGAGCAAACCCGAGTACAGGAAGGGTGGTCAGCAATCCGGCCAACCCGTTGGAAATGCCCAGATCCTGACGAATATCGCCAATCAGTGGACCGACGGAGGTGATGGCCGGCCGCAAATTAAAGGCAACCCAGATCATGCCGATAATGAAAAGGGCTGTTCTCCCTTTTGAGATTTTTTCTGTTGCCGGCAAAGAATGCTCGGTCATATGAAGAACCTCTCTTTCTGCCTTCACGATTGCGTTCCGGATGGGGATCCAGCTTTGACGGGCAGAACTATTCTTTTTAGACTAATGGTATGCCCGATGTACAGTCAAGGGGGCCGCTTTGGAGAAGGATCAGGGTGACGGGAGGGAAAAGGTTGTCCTTATTCACAAACATTTTTTCTGGTAACCGAAATTTCGTACATCCGGCAAAATAACGTCAGTAAAAAATTTCCGAATAAAAACCGCCTCAAATAGATTGACATGAAGAGGACCTCGTGCAAAGATAAAAGTACAATATACTGTATATTGGAGAATGCTCATGGACACACAAATCGAACGTATTTATACGAAGAATGGAAGAGTTGCACAACAGATTGCTGTGCAGTTGCTCCGTTTGAAAAAAGGAGGGAAACTACCCCGCATCGACGATTTTGTAAGGGCTTTCAATGTAGCCCGGGGAACGATTCAAGGCGGGCTCAGACTTTTGGAGGAAATGTCAGCGGTACGTTTGGAGTCCCGAGGCCATCTGGGAACTTTCCTGGTGGACAAAGATCAGTCCCTGCTCTGGAAAATCGCCGATCGCGGTGCATTGGTGGCAGCGATGCCCCTTCCCTACTCCCGGAGGTACGAAGGGTTGGCTACCGGACTGGTGCAAATTTTTGAAGAGATGAAGCTGCCTTTTACCATCGCTTATATGCGCGGTGCCGACAGCCGGATCGAAGCCCTCCGCTCCCGACGGATCGACTTTGCCATCGTCTCCCGGTGGGCTGCGGAAAAAGCTTGCCGTCAGTATGACGACCTATTCCTTCAGCAATCCCTGGGTAAGAAAACCTATGTAGAGCATCATGGAGTTCTATTTGCCGATTGGAATAAAAAGAAAATAGAGCCTGGGATGCGGGTGGGAATCGACCCTTCTTCCCCGGATCAGCGGGACCTCACCTATGCGGAATGCGAAGGATTGGATGTCAAATTGGTGGAGATCAACTATATGCAACTGTTCGAACAGTTGGAAAGCGGACAAATTGATGCGGCCATCTGGAATCTGGATGAAACGGCAGGCGGATCTCATTGGGGAAAAGGCCGGTTTCAAAAAGAATATGTCCAAAACATGAGCCTCTCCCTATCCGAAGCCGCTCTGCTGATCCGGCGCCCTGGGGAAGAGGTGGCGCAAGTATTGGATGCGCTCCCTGTACAAAAGATTAACCAAATTCAGAAGGAAGTATTGCAGGGCCACCGGATTCCGCATTATTGAGGGGGGAAAGCGACATGCTACCAGCGGAAGTGAAAGAACGATTGGACTTGCTTGTCAACAGCAAGCAAATCGAACCCGATACCCGCAAAAAGGTGTGGGAATCCCTGAGCCGATTGGAAAGAGAGGGGCACCTGGATCCGACCAGCGAAAGCATCGGACCCTTTACCAACCATTTGGCCATCGCTGTCGAACGGATTTCCAAGGGGGAACCCATCACCGACATCAATGAGCAAGTAAATGAGGTTGTCAGAGATCACCCTGGATTAAACCGGGAAGCGGAAAAGCTCCTGCGCCAGTGTATACAGGATTCAGACGCAGAGATTACCTCAGCGGAAACCGGATTTGTCGCCTTGTACCTGGCACTGTTACGCAGACAGCCCGACATGGACTGACATCGGGTACGAATACAAATGGAGGGATGTTTCATGATTCGCATTGTGATCGGTGGCTTGCAAAAGGATCTGATAAAAAAG is part of the Kroppenstedtia eburnea genome and harbors:
- the yhfZ gene encoding GntR family transcriptional regulator YhfZ encodes the protein MDTQIERIYTKNGRVAQQIAVQLLRLKKGGKLPRIDDFVRAFNVARGTIQGGLRLLEEMSAVRLESRGHLGTFLVDKDQSLLWKIADRGALVAAMPLPYSRRYEGLATGLVQIFEEMKLPFTIAYMRGADSRIEALRSRRIDFAIVSRWAAEKACRQYDDLFLQQSLGKKTYVEHHGVLFADWNKKKIEPGMRVGIDPSSPDQRDLTYAECEGLDVKLVEINYMQLFEQLESGQIDAAIWNLDETAGGSHWGKGRFQKEYVQNMSLSLSEAALLIRRPGEEVAQVLDALPVQKINQIQKEVLQGHRIPHY
- a CDS encoding PRD domain-containing protein, with product MLPAEVKERLDLLVNSKQIEPDTRKKVWESLSRLEREGHLDPTSESIGPFTNHLAIAVERISKGEPITDINEQVNEVVRDHPGLNREAEKLLRQCIQDSDAEITSAETGFVALYLALLRRQPDMD